One Thioalkalivibrio sp. ALJ12 genomic window carries:
- a CDS encoding histone deacetylase family protein yields MAMARTLYITHPACRLHDAGPGHPECPQRLAAIDAALQNLNGLERIEDPPAATDEDLLRAHSRTHVDAIHAAQPDPGVRVAVDPDTHINEHSIRAAHHAAGATIEGTRRVLEGEARNVFCAVRPPGHHAERDRAMGFCLFNNVAIAARWALDVHGLSRVAIADFDVHHGNGTEDIVRDDPRALFCSSFQHPFYPDRPLSRREHLVHTPLAAGTDGPAFRAAIERDWLPALERFRPELILISAGFDGHRDDPLAGLNLLESDFEWVTRQLMAIAERHATGRLVSVLEGGYDLAALARSVRSHVHALTENT; encoded by the coding sequence ATGGCGATGGCCCGTACCCTGTACATCACCCACCCCGCCTGCCGGCTCCACGATGCCGGACCCGGACACCCGGAATGCCCGCAGCGACTGGCCGCGATCGATGCCGCGCTGCAAAACCTCAATGGACTGGAGCGCATCGAGGACCCGCCGGCGGCCACGGACGAGGACCTATTGCGCGCCCACTCCCGTACCCATGTAGACGCGATCCACGCGGCCCAACCCGACCCGGGCGTTCGCGTTGCCGTGGACCCCGACACGCACATCAACGAGCATTCCATTCGCGCCGCGCACCATGCGGCGGGAGCCACAATCGAGGGTACCCGCCGCGTCCTCGAGGGCGAGGCCCGTAATGTCTTCTGTGCAGTTCGGCCCCCGGGACACCACGCTGAGCGGGACCGGGCAATGGGCTTTTGCCTGTTCAACAACGTGGCAATCGCGGCACGCTGGGCCCTGGACGTACACGGCCTGAGCCGTGTCGCAATCGCGGACTTCGACGTCCATCACGGCAACGGGACCGAAGACATCGTTCGCGATGATCCCCGGGCGCTGTTCTGTTCCAGCTTCCAGCATCCGTTCTATCCGGACCGGCCGCTGTCCCGGCGCGAACACCTGGTCCATACCCCACTCGCGGCGGGTACAGACGGCCCCGCCTTTCGCGCGGCGATCGAGCGCGACTGGCTGCCCGCCCTGGAACGATTCCGGCCGGAGTTGATCCTGATATCAGCCGGGTTCGATGGCCACCGGGACGACCCGCTCGCCGGGCTCAATCTGCTCGAGAGCGACTTCGAGTGGGTCACGCGCCAGCTGATGGCGATTGCCGAGCGGCACGCGACCGGCCGTCTGGTCTCGGTGCTGGAGGGTGGCTACGATCTCGCGGCGCTGGCGCGCAGCGTACGCAGCCATGTGCATGCGCTGACGGAAAACACGTAA
- a CDS encoding HDOD domain-containing protein, producing MARSRDASQERWIDRFRVLETLGESARDGLYVAHDGVLDRRVMVRTLTQQALGDAEARDELMRSARAVSRFRHPHSAAIFEAGPWDEGLYLVCEYIEGETLDALLARGRLPLDRALALMREIVDALAAAHEQGIVHGSLQPANITVGADGHARVTGLGLALPQGSEQAAGHQTQTRHYLAPEQLRGGTPALAGDVFSLGALFYELMAGRRAFPGDTDQGVLDTMETGVFEPPSKHTGEGDERLDAIALRALRPDPHERYATAQALREAFLAVTEGRESDAGDPGDFILRRIRRKPDFPGVSAHIREITQCSGDSQQRSVAELSNAVLKDYATTQKLLRLANSPFYSNFGGNIRTVSRAVVLLGFEQVRTAALGLVLLENLKGGSQSARLMQAMVQTLFSAMLARTLARQLGGVESEQAFVCALFHDIGRMLALYYLPEEADEIQIRQTQGVSEGSAARQVLGLSYEALARAVLEDWNFPREIVQAVERAPEGTLPAVRDPDQRLHRIVTLASEMAGRIIHQDPAEQDLALAELRRRYKASLDVEATGMRRAIQDGREHLEQFLSVVKLPREGQEHLRQLRRNLGVGETAQGGDVPDEEALLDANGGLAADGPGSRAASPAEQAAALMESLTDMLDAMVEGFELNPLVQAALENIYQVLGLRRAMLMLADRERRTLVAHTAFGHEAESLSGRLRLSLSGSGNVLSLAMTQRKDMVISDSSDPAISRYIPGEVRDVLDARSFLLLPLGVRERCVGLLYLELAPGSTELDPLVLRALKSVRNQLALAICEARS from the coding sequence ATGGCGAGGTCGCGTGACGCGAGCCAGGAACGCTGGATCGATCGGTTTCGTGTGCTGGAGACACTGGGGGAGAGTGCGCGCGACGGCCTGTATGTCGCGCATGACGGCGTGCTGGACCGACGCGTGATGGTGCGTACGCTGACGCAACAGGCCCTGGGCGATGCCGAGGCGCGTGATGAACTGATGCGTTCCGCCCGCGCGGTGAGCCGCTTCCGGCACCCCCACAGCGCGGCGATCTTCGAAGCGGGGCCCTGGGACGAGGGCCTCTACCTTGTATGCGAGTACATCGAGGGCGAAACGCTGGATGCCCTGCTCGCCAGGGGACGGCTGCCGCTGGACCGCGCCCTGGCGCTGATGCGCGAGATTGTCGATGCCCTGGCGGCGGCGCACGAGCAGGGGATTGTTCATGGGTCGCTGCAGCCCGCGAACATCACGGTGGGCGCGGATGGTCATGCGCGAGTCACCGGTCTGGGGCTCGCGTTGCCCCAGGGTAGCGAACAGGCCGCGGGGCATCAGACACAGACGCGCCATTACCTGGCCCCGGAGCAGCTGCGCGGCGGCACGCCTGCACTGGCAGGGGACGTGTTCTCGCTGGGGGCGCTGTTCTACGAACTCATGGCGGGGCGTCGGGCCTTTCCCGGGGACACCGACCAGGGTGTTCTGGATACGATGGAAACCGGCGTCTTCGAACCGCCGTCGAAGCACACGGGCGAGGGCGACGAACGCCTGGATGCCATCGCCCTGAGGGCACTGCGGCCCGATCCGCACGAGCGTTACGCAACGGCCCAGGCGCTGCGCGAGGCGTTTCTCGCCGTGACCGAGGGCCGCGAGTCCGACGCGGGAGATCCGGGCGACTTCATCCTTCGAAGGATCCGGCGCAAGCCGGATTTCCCGGGGGTCTCGGCCCACATCCGCGAGATTACCCAGTGCTCGGGCGACAGCCAGCAGCGCTCGGTCGCCGAACTGTCGAATGCCGTGCTGAAGGACTACGCGACGACCCAGAAGCTTCTGCGGCTGGCCAATTCCCCTTTCTACAGCAACTTCGGAGGCAACATCCGCACGGTGTCCCGTGCGGTCGTCCTGCTGGGATTCGAGCAGGTGCGCACGGCGGCGCTAGGCCTCGTCCTGCTGGAAAACCTCAAGGGCGGGAGCCAGTCCGCTCGCCTGATGCAGGCGATGGTGCAGACGCTGTTCAGCGCGATGCTGGCGCGCACGCTGGCCCGGCAGCTCGGCGGAGTCGAAAGCGAACAGGCGTTCGTCTGCGCGTTGTTCCACGACATCGGGCGGATGTTGGCGCTCTACTACCTCCCCGAGGAGGCCGACGAGATTCAGATCCGGCAGACGCAGGGCGTTTCCGAGGGCAGTGCGGCGCGCCAGGTGCTTGGGCTCTCGTACGAGGCACTGGCGCGTGCCGTGCTGGAGGACTGGAACTTCCCGCGCGAGATCGTGCAGGCGGTCGAACGGGCGCCCGAGGGCACGTTGCCGGCGGTACGCGACCCGGACCAGCGTCTGCACCGGATCGTGACCCTGGCCAGCGAGATGGCGGGCCGGATTATCCACCAGGACCCGGCGGAGCAGGATCTCGCCCTGGCCGAACTGCGGCGCCGCTACAAGGCGTCGCTGGACGTCGAAGCTACGGGTATGCGCCGGGCCATTCAGGACGGGCGCGAGCATCTCGAGCAGTTTCTGAGCGTGGTCAAGCTGCCGCGCGAGGGGCAGGAACATCTGCGGCAACTGCGACGGAATCTGGGGGTTGGCGAGACCGCGCAGGGTGGCGATGTTCCGGACGAGGAGGCCCTGCTGGATGCCAATGGTGGCCTGGCGGCCGACGGCCCGGGCTCCCGGGCGGCGTCACCGGCCGAGCAGGCGGCGGCGCTGATGGAGTCGCTGACGGACATGCTCGATGCGATGGTCGAGGGATTCGAGCTGAACCCGCTGGTGCAGGCCGCGCTGGAAAACATCTACCAGGTGCTGGGGTTGCGCCGCGCGATGCTGATGCTGGCGGATCGGGAACGCCGCACGCTGGTGGCCCATACCGCGTTCGGGCATGAGGCGGAATCCCTGTCCGGGCGCTTGCGCTTGTCTCTGTCCGGCTCCGGCAATGTCCTCTCGCTGGCCATGACACAGCGCAAGGATATGGTGATCAGCGACAGTTCGGACCCGGCGATCAGCCGCTACATTCCGGGGGAGGTCCGTGATGTGCTGGATGCGCGTAGTTTTCTCTTGCTGCCCCTGGGAGTTCGTGAGCGCTGTGTGGGGCTGCTGTACCTGGAGTTGGCGCCGGGCAGTACGGAACTGGACCCGCTGGTGCTGCGCGCTCTGAAATCGGTTCGGAATCAGCTGGCCCTGGCGATCTGCGAGGCGCGTTCCTGA
- a CDS encoding cytochrome b5-like heme/steroid binding domain-containing protein → MTRTGQTLYTLLVAFIASLLTLLAVHLLGPDTTPPVVEGDEGITHEELARHASEDDCWMAIHGVVYDFTEYLPRHPTPIEDDCGTDASHGWDTKGTGRPHSRRAHDMLPDYRIGVLAGEGSP, encoded by the coding sequence ATGACACGAACCGGCCAGACTCTCTACACGCTCCTAGTCGCGTTCATCGCGAGCCTGCTGACCCTCCTGGCCGTGCACCTGCTGGGCCCGGACACCACCCCACCGGTTGTGGAGGGTGACGAGGGCATCACGCACGAGGAACTGGCCCGCCACGCCAGCGAAGACGACTGCTGGATGGCGATCCATGGCGTGGTCTATGACTTCACTGAGTACCTGCCGCGCCATCCGACGCCGATCGAGGACGACTGCGGAACGGATGCCTCGCACGGATGGGATACGAAGGGTACCGGCCGCCCCCACAGCCGCCGTGCCCACGACATGCTCCCCGACTACCGCATCGGCGTACTCGCCGGGGAGGGGTCGCCTTGA
- a CDS encoding CPBP family intramembrane glutamic endopeptidase: protein MNLRSHPLLVGLMFQAALIPLAFFLAAIAGVPLGEHLHWDPNHALIGVIAVLPMLAMLGLIAHFGGSAYDTLSGQVRDFIARLFGSAWPGAILLISLLAGLGEELLVRGVLQTWLDTHLPAFLAILIAGVVFGLAHAITRLYFVFATAIGLYLGLVYYLTGNLLVVIITHALYDWIVIHWYRRKL, encoded by the coding sequence ATGAACCTGCGCAGCCACCCCCTCCTGGTCGGCCTGATGTTCCAGGCCGCCCTGATCCCCCTGGCATTCTTCCTGGCCGCAATCGCCGGGGTTCCGCTGGGCGAGCACCTGCACTGGGATCCGAATCATGCGCTGATCGGCGTGATCGCGGTGCTGCCGATGCTGGCGATGCTGGGGCTCATCGCGCATTTCGGCGGGTCCGCCTACGACACCCTTTCCGGACAGGTGCGCGATTTCATCGCGCGACTGTTCGGAAGCGCCTGGCCAGGGGCCATCCTGCTGATTTCGTTGCTGGCCGGACTCGGCGAAGAGCTCCTGGTTCGCGGTGTCCTGCAGACCTGGCTCGACACCCACCTGCCGGCGTTCCTGGCGATCCTGATCGCCGGGGTGGTCTTCGGCCTCGCCCATGCGATCACGCGGCTCTATTTCGTCTTTGCGACAGCCATCGGGCTTTATCTGGGGCTCGTCTATTACCTGACGGGCAACCTGCTGGTGGTCATCATCACCCACGCGCTGTACGACTGGATCGTGATCCACTGGTACCGGCGCAAGCTCTGA
- a CDS encoding Hsp20/alpha crystallin family protein has product MDLQKLKPWNWFKREEQEQPEVLPARRDEATGDPLLRMHQEMDRMFEQFFGRARGGALAGRTGPLWLKPSVDIAEGRKAYRISVEVPGIAEEEIDLSIDGDDLIVSGEKRQEHEEDEEGYHRIERSYGRFRRVLSLPGDADTDGISARFKNGVLDVHVPRRKDGERPGVRRIEIGR; this is encoded by the coding sequence ATGGACCTGCAAAAGCTCAAGCCGTGGAACTGGTTCAAGCGCGAGGAACAGGAACAGCCCGAGGTCCTGCCCGCGCGGCGCGACGAAGCCACGGGCGACCCGCTGCTGCGGATGCACCAGGAGATGGACCGGATGTTCGAGCAGTTCTTCGGTCGTGCCCGGGGCGGTGCCCTCGCGGGGCGTACCGGCCCACTGTGGCTGAAGCCCAGCGTGGACATCGCCGAGGGACGCAAGGCCTACCGGATCTCGGTGGAGGTGCCCGGGATCGCGGAGGAGGAGATCGACCTCTCGATCGATGGCGACGACCTGATCGTCTCGGGCGAAAAGCGCCAGGAACACGAAGAGGACGAGGAAGGCTACCACCGGATCGAGCGCAGTTACGGGCGGTTTCGCCGGGTCTTGAGCCTGCCCGGCGACGCCGACACGGACGGCATATCCGCCCGCTTCAAGAACGGGGTGCTGGATGTCCATGTCCCCCGTCGCAAGGATGGCGAGCGCCCCGGGGTGCGGCGAATCGAGATTGGACGTTAG
- a CDS encoding ferric reductase-like transmembrane domain-containing protein: MNRLHRGDFLLLLALLVPLWAGGHLAPIIWERDEVIRWLTQVSGVLALTCMLLAGILSIRLPHSDRPFGGLIDLWRRHHALGAAALLLAIVHVWFAAAGGLGHSVASAVHRLFPGPDHWPILAGWGALVVLVIVLAPTFKFFGEPGYARWKRLHVLSGLALLLGVVHAWPLAQATWPWWLLGILALAAYLWRKLLSPRIGRHDYRVDGVERLTPTMVELRLRPEGEPLAHQPAQFVYLTPLDPGLANGQGEEHPFTIASAPGEEYLRIGIKGLGDGSRALQTVAKGSPVQVEGPYGTFLQGHDRKRPAVWLGAGVGITPFVSAVRALAHEGRSANPPVHLFQLADRREAAAYHDELERLANTIEDLDLTLHLRERDGLLSADFLRQHCADFASAEFWICGPGVVDRYVRGLLHAEGVPNARIHSEAFHLL; the protein is encoded by the coding sequence GTGAACCGACTCCACCGGGGCGATTTTCTGTTACTGCTGGCGCTGCTCGTCCCGCTCTGGGCCGGTGGCCACCTGGCGCCCATCATCTGGGAGCGCGACGAGGTCATCCGCTGGCTGACGCAGGTCTCCGGGGTACTCGCCCTCACCTGCATGCTGCTGGCCGGCATCCTGAGCATCCGGCTACCGCACAGCGACCGCCCGTTCGGCGGGCTGATCGACCTCTGGAGACGCCACCACGCCCTGGGCGCCGCCGCCCTGCTCCTCGCGATCGTGCACGTCTGGTTCGCCGCCGCCGGGGGGCTGGGACACTCGGTGGCATCCGCCGTTCACCGCCTGTTCCCGGGCCCCGATCACTGGCCCATCCTGGCCGGATGGGGCGCACTGGTCGTGCTAGTCATCGTGCTGGCCCCGACCTTCAAGTTCTTTGGCGAGCCCGGGTACGCCCGCTGGAAACGCCTGCATGTGCTGTCCGGCCTCGCGCTTCTGCTGGGGGTTGTCCATGCCTGGCCGCTGGCGCAGGCGACCTGGCCCTGGTGGCTGCTCGGGATCCTGGCTCTGGCCGCCTACCTGTGGCGCAAGCTGCTCTCGCCCCGCATCGGACGGCATGACTACCGGGTCGACGGAGTCGAGCGGCTGACCCCGACCATGGTCGAGCTGCGTCTGCGTCCCGAAGGAGAGCCGCTGGCGCATCAACCGGCCCAGTTTGTTTATCTGACGCCGCTCGACCCGGGACTGGCCAACGGCCAGGGCGAAGAACACCCCTTTACCATCGCCTCCGCACCCGGGGAGGAATACCTGAGGATTGGAATCAAGGGCCTGGGCGATGGATCGCGCGCGTTGCAGACGGTCGCCAAGGGTAGCCCGGTCCAGGTCGAGGGCCCGTACGGCACCTTCCTGCAGGGGCATGACCGCAAGCGGCCGGCCGTCTGGCTGGGCGCGGGAGTCGGCATTACCCCCTTTGTGTCTGCGGTACGCGCGCTGGCGCACGAAGGACGTTCGGCCAACCCTCCCGTGCACCTGTTCCAACTGGCCGATCGCCGGGAAGCAGCGGCCTACCATGACGAACTCGAGCGTCTCGCCAACACGATCGAGGATCTGGACCTGACATTGCACCTGCGCGAACGGGACGGCCTGCTCAGCGCCGATTTCCTGCGGCAGCACTGTGCGGATTTCGCATCCGCCGAGTTCTGGATCTGTGGTCCGGGGGTTGTCGATCGTTACGTCCGCGGACTCCTGCATGCCGAAGGCGTGCCGAACGCGCGCATCCACTCCGAGGCCTTCCATCTGCTGTGA
- a CDS encoding DUF2235 domain-containing protein — protein MTRRIVICADGTWNRPEEDVESDVPTNVLRLARAVAPVDAAGDTQQVFYDWGVGSYHARVSGGVTGRGIHKNITDAYRYIVQNYASGTELFLFGFSRGAYTVRSLCGLINNCGILRRPDARLIEEAFRLYKRLGAAYKPEGKHSRAFREGHSHPSRTIRFVGVWDTVGALGIPFSVLGLFDRTDEFYDTKLGPNVRIARHALAIDERRADFEPTLWAPREGLDLDQQWFAGVHADIGGGYPPDAQGLQVADIPLDWMLEQASAAGLEFEPHLPASLRPDARAAIHQSRRHIYRLRRTLVRDLEPAELPTRLHPSVEERYRQSRDYRPPNLKAYLDKRSRDL, from the coding sequence ATGACGCGCCGTATCGTGATCTGCGCGGACGGGACCTGGAACCGTCCGGAGGAGGACGTCGAGTCCGACGTCCCGACGAACGTATTGCGCCTGGCTCGGGCGGTGGCGCCGGTCGACGCCGCTGGCGACACCCAGCAGGTGTTCTATGACTGGGGCGTGGGGTCATACCACGCCCGGGTCAGTGGCGGGGTGACCGGGCGGGGCATCCACAAGAACATCACCGATGCCTATCGCTACATCGTGCAGAACTACGCCTCCGGCACGGAGCTCTTCCTGTTCGGGTTCAGCCGGGGTGCGTACACCGTGCGCAGCCTGTGCGGCCTGATCAACAACTGCGGGATCCTCCGGCGCCCGGACGCACGCCTGATCGAGGAGGCCTTTCGCCTGTACAAGCGGCTGGGGGCGGCGTACAAACCCGAGGGCAAGCACTCGCGCGCCTTTCGCGAGGGCCACAGCCATCCCTCGCGGACGATCCGTTTCGTGGGTGTCTGGGATACCGTCGGGGCACTGGGCATCCCGTTTTCGGTGCTCGGGCTGTTCGACCGCACCGATGAATTCTACGACACCAAGCTGGGCCCGAATGTCCGGATCGCCCGGCATGCACTGGCCATCGACGAGCGCCGCGCGGACTTCGAACCCACCCTGTGGGCACCCCGCGAAGGGCTGGATCTGGACCAGCAGTGGTTCGCGGGCGTGCACGCGGATATCGGGGGTGGCTATCCACCCGACGCCCAGGGGCTGCAGGTCGCCGACATACCCCTGGACTGGATGCTGGAGCAGGCATCCGCCGCAGGGCTGGAGTTCGAGCCACACCTCCCGGCCAGCCTGCGCCCCGACGCTCGGGCCGCGATCCACCAGTCCCGGCGCCACATCTATCGCCTGCGCCGCACACTGGTCCGGGATCTCGAGCCGGCGGAGCTGCCGACCCGGCTGCACCCCTCGGTCGAAGAACGCTACCGGCAGTCGCGCGACTACCGGCCTCCAAACCTCAAGGCCTATCTCGACAAGCGATCCCGCGACCTGTGA